GTTCTCGCCCAGCAGCAGTTCGAAGACTGCCTGGGTCTCCTCGATGTCGGCCGGCATGACCTTGATCAAGCGACGGGTCTCCGGATTCATGGTGGTCTGCCACATCATTTCCGGCTCGTTTTCGCCCAGCCCTTTGGAGCGCTGGATGGTATATTTGCCGCGGAGTTTGGCCAGGATGTCGACCTTCTCCTTGTCGGAATAAGCGAAATAGGACTTGTCCTTGACCGCGATCTCATACAGGGGGGATTCGGCGATATAGACCTTGCCCTCCTGGATCAGGGTCGGGACCAGCGTGTAGAGCATGGTCAGGATCAGGGTGCGAATCTGGAAACCGTCGACGTCGGCGTCGGTGCAGATGATGATCTTATTCCAACGGAGGTTGGCCAGGTCGAAGGTGTTCAGATCCTTATTATGCTTGGACTTGATCTCGACGCCGCAGCCGAGCACCTTCAGCAGGTCGACGATGATGTCGTTCTTAAAGATGCTGTCGTAATCGGCCTTCAGGCAGTTGAGGATCTTGCCGCGCACCGGGATGATCGCCTGGAACTCGGCGTCGCGCCCCAGCTTGCAGGCGCCGAGGGCCGAATCGCCCTCGACGATGTAAAGCTCGCGGCGGTTCAAGTCCTTGGTGCGGCAGTCCACGAACTTCTTGACCCGGCTGGTGATGTCGACGTTCCCGGCCAGTTTCTTCTTGATGTTGATCCGGGTCTTCTCGGCCGTCTCCCGGCTGCGCTTGTTCACCAGCACCTGCTCGAGGATTTTCTCGCTCTCGGCCTTGTTCTCGATGAAATAGATCTCCAGCTGCTCCTTGAGGAACTCGGTCATGGCCTCCTGGATGAACTTGTTGGTAATCGATTTTTTGGTCTGATTCTCGTAGCTGGTCTCGGTGGAGAAGGAGTTGGTGACCAGGATCAGGCTGTCCTGGACGTCGGCGAAGGTCACCTTGGCCTCGTCCTTGGTATATTTGCCCCGGTTGCGCAGGCACTTGTCGATCTCGTAGACCAGGGCGGCTTTGACAGCCTTGTCCGGCGCGCCGCCATACTCCAGAAAGCTCGAGTTGTGATAGTATTCCAGCAGATTGATCTCGTTGTTGAAGCAGAAGGCGATCTCCAGCTTCACTTTGTATTCGGGTTTGTCCTCGCGGTCGCGCCCCTTGGTCTGGGTGGCATAGAACTGGACCTCGGTGAAGCTCTTCTCGCCGCCGATCTCCTTGATGTAGTCGACGATGCCGTTCTGGTAGCAGTATTCGAAGGTCTCACCCGAGTACTCGTCGTGCAGCTCGAAGGTGAGCCCGGCGTTGACCACCGCCTGTTTGCGCAGGGTGGTCTGGTAATATTCCAGCGGAATGTCGATATCGGTAAAGACCTCCAGGTCCGGCCGCCATTTGATGATGGAGCCGGTGTGGGGGTAGTGGCATTTCTCCTTCTTGAGGCCGCCGCT
This Hydrogenispora ethanolica DNA region includes the following protein-coding sequences:
- a CDS encoding DNA gyrase/topoisomerase IV subunit B; this encodes MANHAKAAEYNNTSISSLKGADRVRKRPAVIFGSDGLEGCEHSVFEILSNSIDEAREGYGDRIAVTRHRDGSITVADRGRGIPLDFNPNEKRYNWELVFCELYAGGKYRNNSGENYEFSLGLNGLGSCATQYSSEYMDVTVYRDDYRFDLHFEKGENSGGLKKEKCHYPHTGSIIKWRPDLEVFTDIDIPLEYYQTTLRKQAVVNAGLTFELHDEYSGETFEYCYQNGIVDYIKEIGGEKSFTEVQFYATQTKGRDREDKPEYKVKLEIAFCFNNEINLLEYYHNSSFLEYGGAPDKAVKAALVYEIDKCLRNRGKYTKDEAKVTFADVQDSLILVTNSFSTETSYENQTKKSITNKFIQEAMTEFLKEQLEIYFIENKAESEKILEQVLVNKRSRETAEKTRINIKKKLAGNVDITSRVKKFVDCRTKDLNRRELYIVEGDSALGACKLGRDAEFQAIIPVRGKILNCLKADYDSIFKNDIIVDLLKVLGCGVEIKSKHNKDLNTFDLANLRWNKIIICTDADVDGFQIRTLILTMLYTLVPTLIQEGKVYIAESPLYEIAVKDKSYFAYSDKEKVDILAKLRGKYTIQRSKGLGENEPEMMWQTTMNPETRRLIKVMPADIEETQAVFELLLGENLSGRKSFIEENGYRYLDMVDVS